GGTCCAGCGCGGCTATATCGGACGCGGCGTGCCGTTGCTGAAGCGTGTCCTCGGCCTGCCGGGGCAACGCGTCTGCCGTAACGGTGCGACCATTACCGTCGATAATGTCGAGATGGGGGACGCGCTGGAGCGCGACCGCATGGGCCGCGATCTGCCGGTCTGGCAGGGCTGCCGCATCATCGGCGACGGTGAACTCTTCCTCATGAATTGGGACATTCGGGACAGCCTCGACGGCCGTTACTTCGGACCTGTTCCCGCCAGTTCCGTCATCGGCCGGGCGCTCCCGCTCTGGACCGATGGGGAAGGCGATGGCCGCTACGAATGGCGGGCGGCCACGCATTGAACCCACGCCAAACCCACCAACACAGGAGACATACCATGCCACAGATCGGTCAATTTGCGCGTGACGCATCCGGCTTCGCCGGTCAGCTCGTCACGCTCACCATGAAGCGCGATCTCGTCATCGTGCCCGCTGAACATTCCGATGCGGAGAATGCGCCGGACTATCGCGTCCATTACATTGAACATGACGGGCCGGAAGTCGGTGCTGCATGGAAACGCACCGGCGAAAAGGCTGGCGAATATCTTTCGGTGCTGCTCGACGATCCCGCCTTGCCGCAGCCGATCCGCGCCAATCTGTTCCGCGACGACGATGCAGGCTCGTCATGGTCGCTGCACTGGAGCCGCCCGCGGCCCCGCGAAGATCGGGACTGAGATCATGCGATCCCGCTCCCTTCTTCTCTT
The Sphingopyxis macrogoltabida genome window above contains:
- a CDS encoding S26 family signal peptidase, with translation MSRRHILAVSMLAVGTLVATAVADLPTRLIWNATASAPIGFYTVAPTEALEVPELVAIMPSEPLERFMVQRGYIGRGVPLLKRVLGLPGQRVCRNGATITVDNVEMGDALERDRMGRDLPVWQGCRIIGDGELFLMNWDIRDSLDGRYFGPVPASSVIGRALPLWTDGEGDGRYEWRAATH
- a CDS encoding DUF736 domain-containing protein; this translates as MPQIGQFARDASGFAGQLVTLTMKRDLVIVPAEHSDAENAPDYRVHYIEHDGPEVGAAWKRTGEKAGEYLSVLLDDPALPQPIRANLFRDDDAGSSWSLHWSRPRPREDRD